A window of Flavobacterium flavigenum contains these coding sequences:
- the atpB gene encoding F0F1 ATP synthase subunit A, with translation MVISNKPLRFILAALVACLPLMSFSNTEKDSAHVQTEEAHGAVSEGHHAEQTDIKSKIKAFIGHHVLDSHDFTLTQDDETGKYYGFPLPVIIWDNGLQIFSSSKFNHGHSVAESNGNYYVINHHDGKIYKTDAEGTITEDEKTGHPTNVRPLDFSITKTVVSIFAAALLMFWLFSSLAKSYAKNGGIASGVGRIFEPLVVYIRDEVAIPNIGQKHYKKYMSYLLTIFFFVLFLNIFGLTPLGINATGNLTITFSLAILTFLITNLTANKNYWGHIFWMPGVPKPMRIILAPIELLGVFIKPFSLMIRLYANIFAGHIVLMSIIGLMFIFKSWIGSSLSFGLSFVLSILEILVAFLQAYIFTMLSALYFGSAVEEHHHEEEAHH, from the coding sequence ATGGTGATTTCAAACAAACCACTCAGATTTATTCTTGCAGCTTTAGTAGCTTGTCTTCCACTAATGAGCTTTTCAAATACAGAAAAAGACTCAGCGCATGTTCAAACTGAAGAAGCTCATGGAGCCGTTTCAGAAGGGCATCATGCAGAACAGACAGATATTAAATCTAAGATTAAGGCATTTATTGGTCACCACGTTTTAGACTCTCATGATTTTACTTTGACGCAGGATGATGAGACTGGTAAATATTATGGTTTTCCATTGCCTGTAATTATTTGGGATAATGGTCTTCAAATTTTTTCTTCTTCAAAGTTTAATCACGGACATTCAGTAGCAGAATCAAATGGTAACTATTATGTAATTAATCACCATGATGGTAAAATTTACAAAACAGATGCTGAAGGAACAATTACTGAAGATGAGAAAACAGGTCACCCAACAAATGTTCGTCCTTTAGATTTTTCAATTACAAAAACAGTAGTTTCTATTTTTGCAGCAGCATTATTGATGTTTTGGTTGTTTTCAAGTTTGGCTAAATCATATGCTAAAAACGGAGGGATCGCTTCTGGTGTTGGAAGAATCTTCGAACCGTTGGTAGTTTACATTCGTGATGAAGTTGCTATTCCAAACATTGGACAAAAACACTATAAAAAATACATGAGCTATTTATTGACAATCTTTTTCTTCGTATTGTTTTTAAATATTTTTGGATTGACTCCACTAGGGATTAATGCTACTGGTAATTTAACAATTACCTTTTCTTTAGCAATCCTTACTTTCTTAATTACAAATCTTACAGCAAATAAAAATTACTGGGGTCATATTTTTTGGATGCCAGGTGTGCCAAAACCAATGAGAATTATTTTGGCACCAATTGAATTGTTGGGAGTTTTCATCAAACCATTCTCATTAATGATTCGTTTGTATGCTAACATCTTTGCAGGTCACATCGTATTGATGAGTATTATTGGATTAATGTTTATCTTTAAAAGCTGGATTGGAAGCAGTTTGTCTTTTGGATTGTCATTTGTACTTTCTATACTTGAAATTTTAGTTGCGTTTTTACAAGCCTATATTTTTACTATGCTGTCTGCACTTTATTTTGGTTCAGCAGTAGAAGAGCATCATCACGAAGAAGAAGCTCACCATTAA
- the atpE gene encoding ATP synthase F0 subunit C yields MEIPNIVGAGLIVIGAALGIGRIGGSAMDAIARQPEASGKIQTAMLIAAALIEGIGFAALFAA; encoded by the coding sequence ATGGAAATTCCAAATATCGTTGGAGCAGGATTAATCGTAATCGGAGCAGCATTAGGAATTGGTAGAATCGGTGGTTCAGCAATGGACGCTATCGCTCGTCAGCCAGAAGCTTCTGGAAAAATCCAAACAGCTATGCTTATCGCTGCTGCACTTATTGAAGGTATTGGTTTCGCTGCGTTATTCGCTGCTTAA
- a CDS encoding F0F1 ATP synthase subunit B — protein MDKLIYQFEFGLFFWQILIFVGLILLLKKFAWKPILDAVNEREQGIKDALLSAENARQEMQNLQADNQRILNEARAERDAMLKEAREMKEQMIADSKNEAQAQGQKMIEQAKAAIESEKNAAMAELKSQVSTLSLSIAEKLLKEELSNKESQTKLVEKMLGDVKLN, from the coding sequence ATGGATAAGTTAATATATCAGTTTGAGTTCGGTTTGTTCTTTTGGCAAATATTAATATTTGTTGGATTGATTCTTTTATTGAAAAAATTCGCCTGGAAACCAATTCTTGATGCAGTAAATGAGAGAGAACAAGGTATCAAGGACGCATTACTTTCCGCTGAAAATGCAAGACAGGAAATGCAGAATCTTCAAGCTGACAATCAAAGAATTCTGAATGAAGCCCGTGCAGAACGTGACGCGATGTTAAAAGAAGCCCGCGAAATGAAAGAGCAAATGATTGCTGATTCTAAAAACGAAGCACAGGCTCAAGGTCAAAAAATGATCGAGCAGGCAAAAGCGGCTATCGAAAGTGAAAAAAATGCTGCTATGGCTGAATTGAAATCTCAGGTTTCGACTTTATCATTAAGCATTGCTGAAAAATTATTGAAAGAAGAATTATCTAACAAAGAATCTCAAACTAAATTGGTTGAGAAAATGTTAGGTGACGTAAAGCTAAACTAA
- the atpH gene encoding ATP synthase F1 subunit delta produces MASTRAAIRYAKAILDLANSKGVAEAVNNDMKSIASAIGTNTELSDFILNPTTRVEVKESALLEVFADVNGVTKGLFHLLFENKRFEILEAIAVEYSKVFDEGNGIEVAKVTTAIPMDAALEAKVLAKIATLSDKKITIENVVDPAIIGGFILRIGDQQYNASVANRLQVLKRELSN; encoded by the coding sequence ATGGCAAGTACAAGAGCAGCAATTCGTTATGCAAAAGCAATTCTGGACTTAGCAAACTCTAAAGGTGTTGCCGAAGCTGTCAATAACGATATGAAGTCAATTGCATCAGCAATTGGCACAAACACAGAATTGAGTGACTTTATTCTAAACCCAACTACAAGAGTTGAAGTGAAGGAAAGTGCTCTTTTAGAAGTTTTTGCAGATGTAAATGGAGTAACTAAAGGTTTGTTTCATTTATTATTCGAAAACAAAAGGTTTGAAATTTTAGAAGCAATTGCAGTAGAATACAGTAAAGTATTTGACGAAGGAAACGGTATAGAAGTAGCAAAAGTTACGACAGCAATCCCAATGGACGCTGCTTTGGAAGCTAAAGTTTTAGCTAAAATTGCAACTTTATCAGATAAGAAAATAACAATTGAAAATGTAGTAGATCCAGCAATTATTGGAGGATTTATTTTAAGAATAGGTGATCAGCAATATAACGCTTCAGTTGCAAACAGATTACAAGTATTAAAGAGAGAGTTAAGTAATTAG
- the atpA gene encoding F0F1 ATP synthase subunit alpha, whose protein sequence is MAEIKPAEISAILRKQVEGFESGATLEEVGTVLQVGDGIARVYGLSNVQYGELVEFENGLEAIVLNLEEDNVGVVLLGPSTGIKEGSTAKRTQRIASLKVGEQMVGRVVNTLGFPIDGKGPIGGDLYEMPLERKAPGVIFRQPVTEPLQTGVKAVDAMIPVGRGQRELVIGDRQTGKSTVCIDTILNQKEFYDAGKPVFCIYVAIGQKASTVAGIAKMLEEKGAMAYTVIVAANASDPAPMQVYAPFAGAAIGEYFRDSGRPALIVYDDLSKQAVAYREVSLLLRRPPGREAYPGDVFYLHSRLLERACKVIADDGIAKNMNDLPDSIKPIVKGGGSLTALPIIETQAGDVSAYIPTNVISITDGQIFLDGDLFNSGVRPAINVGISVSRVGGNAQIKSMKKVSGTLKLDQAQFRELEAFAKFGSDLDSVTLNVIEKGKRNVEILKQGLNDPYPVENQVAIIYAGSKNLLKNVPVNKVKEFEADFISYLNSKHKDTLNALKAGKLDDNITDVIEKAAKEVSAKYN, encoded by the coding sequence ATGGCGGAAATCAAACCTGCTGAAATTTCAGCAATATTAAGAAAGCAAGTAGAAGGTTTTGAATCTGGTGCTACGCTAGAGGAAGTAGGAACAGTACTTCAGGTTGGGGATGGTATTGCTCGTGTTTACGGGTTATCTAATGTACAATATGGTGAGTTGGTTGAATTTGAAAACGGACTTGAAGCTATTGTATTGAACCTTGAAGAGGACAACGTAGGTGTGGTACTTTTAGGGCCATCAACTGGTATCAAAGAAGGATCAACAGCAAAAAGAACCCAACGTATTGCTTCTCTTAAAGTAGGTGAGCAAATGGTAGGACGTGTAGTAAACACTCTTGGTTTTCCAATTGATGGAAAAGGACCAATTGGTGGAGATTTATACGAAATGCCTTTGGAAAGAAAAGCACCTGGTGTAATTTTCCGTCAGCCGGTAACTGAGCCATTACAAACTGGAGTTAAAGCAGTAGATGCTATGATCCCGGTTGGACGTGGTCAGCGTGAGCTTGTAATCGGTGACCGTCAAACAGGTAAATCAACTGTTTGTATCGATACAATCTTAAATCAAAAAGAATTTTACGATGCAGGAAAACCTGTATTTTGTATATATGTTGCAATTGGACAAAAAGCTTCAACTGTAGCAGGAATTGCTAAAATGTTAGAAGAAAAAGGCGCAATGGCTTATACAGTTATTGTTGCTGCTAATGCTTCTGATCCAGCTCCAATGCAGGTTTACGCTCCATTCGCTGGTGCTGCAATTGGAGAATACTTTAGAGACTCAGGCCGTCCGGCTCTTATCGTTTATGATGATTTATCTAAACAAGCTGTTGCTTACCGTGAGGTTTCTCTTTTATTAAGAAGACCACCGGGACGTGAAGCTTATCCTGGAGACGTTTTCTACTTACACTCTCGTTTATTAGAGCGTGCTTGTAAAGTGATTGCTGATGATGGTATCGCTAAAAACATGAACGATCTACCAGATTCTATCAAGCCAATCGTAAAAGGTGGTGGTTCTTTAACTGCATTGCCAATTATCGAAACTCAGGCTGGTGACGTTTCTGCATATATCCCAACAAACGTAATTTCGATTACAGATGGTCAGATTTTCCTTGATGGAGATTTGTTCAACTCTGGAGTTCGCCCTGCAATTAACGTAGGTATCTCTGTATCTCGTGTTGGAGGTAATGCTCAGATTAAATCAATGAAAAAAGTTTCAGGAACTTTAAAATTAGACCAGGCTCAATTCCGTGAATTGGAAGCTTTTGCTAAATTTGGTTCTGACTTGGATTCTGTTACTTTGAATGTAATTGAAAAAGGAAAAAGAAACGTTGAAATCTTAAAGCAAGGTTTAAATGATCCTTATCCTGTGGAAAACCAGGTTGCGATTATTTATGCAGGATCTAAAAACTTATTAAAAAATGTTCCTGTAAATAAAGTAAAAGAATTTGAAGCAGATTTCATCTCTTACTTAAACAGTAAACATAAAGATACGCTTAACGCATTGAAAGCTGGTAAACTAGATGACAACATTACTGATGTTATTGAAAAAGCAGCAAAAGAAGTTTCAGCAAAATATAACTAA
- the atpG gene encoding ATP synthase F1 subunit gamma codes for MANLKEIRNRITSVSSTMQITSAMKMVSAAKLKKAQDAITAMRPYAEKLTELLQNLSATLDGEVGGDYTAQREVKKVLLVAITSNRGLCGAFNSNVIKEIKNRTEFYAGKQVDVFPIGKKGNDVLAKTHKVHGHHNAIFDHLTFDNVAAIADNLTERFLSGEYDRIELVYNQFKNAATQIVQVEQFLPLAPIKSDESVSAGDYIFEPSKEEIVLTLIPKSLKTQLYKGIRDSFASEHGARMTAMHKATDNATELRNQLKLTYNKARQAAITNEILEIVGGAEALNG; via the coding sequence ATGGCAAATTTAAAGGAAATCCGTAATAGAATTACTTCCGTTTCATCGACGATGCAGATTACATCGGCTATGAAAATGGTTTCTGCTGCAAAGCTTAAGAAAGCACAAGATGCAATCACTGCAATGCGCCCTTATGCCGAGAAATTAACAGAGTTACTGCAAAATCTTTCTGCTACACTTGATGGTGAAGTTGGAGGAGATTACACAGCACAACGTGAAGTAAAAAAAGTATTGCTTGTAGCAATAACTTCGAACAGAGGTTTATGTGGTGCATTCAATTCAAATGTTATTAAAGAAATCAAAAACCGTACTGAATTTTACGCTGGTAAACAAGTTGATGTTTTTCCTATTGGGAAAAAAGGAAACGATGTTTTGGCTAAAACACACAAAGTTCACGGTCATCATAATGCAATTTTTGATCATTTAACTTTTGATAACGTTGCTGCTATTGCAGATAATTTAACTGAAAGATTCTTATCTGGAGAGTACGATAGGATTGAATTGGTTTACAATCAGTTTAAAAATGCTGCAACTCAAATTGTTCAGGTTGAACAGTTTTTGCCTTTAGCTCCAATTAAATCTGACGAATCAGTTTCTGCCGGAGATTACATTTTCGAACCTTCGAAAGAAGAAATTGTTTTGACTTTGATTCCAAAATCATTAAAAACACAATTATACAAAGGTATTCGTGATTCTTTTGCTTCAGAACATGGAGCACGTATGACAGCTATGCACAAAGCAACTGACAACGCAACAGAATTAAGAAACCAATTGAAACTGACATATAACAAAGCACGTCAGGCTGCAATTACTAATGAAATCTTAGAGATTGTTGGTGGTGCTGAAGCCTTAAATGGATAG